A stretch of the uncultured Bacteroides sp. genome encodes the following:
- a CDS encoding DNA-3-methyladenine glycosylase I, giving the protein MEQNMDKQRCGWCGTDPLYVKYHDEEWGREVTDDHIMFEFLVLESSQAGLSWSTILKKRENYREAFAYFDAWKVTQFTSEDVERLMLNSGIIRNKLKITSTISNARCFLEVQKEFGSFCSYLKSFLPDGNIIVNHWKTLDQIPASTELSDVISKDMKKRGFKFFGTTICYAHLQAVGYVNDHLDSCFYKNNPSFISV; this is encoded by the coding sequence ATGGAACAGAATATGGATAAACAAAGATGTGGTTGGTGTGGAACAGATCCTTTATATGTAAAGTATCACGATGAAGAATGGGGTCGGGAAGTGACCGATGATCACATAATGTTCGAGTTTCTTGTTCTGGAAAGCTCACAGGCTGGGTTAAGCTGGAGTACTATTCTGAAGAAACGGGAGAATTACCGGGAAGCATTTGCTTACTTTGATGCCTGGAAAGTAACTCAGTTTACAAGTGAGGATGTTGAACGATTAATGTTGAACTCCGGAATTATCCGCAATAAGCTTAAAATAACATCTACCATATCTAATGCCCGTTGTTTTCTTGAAGTTCAAAAGGAATTTGGCAGCTTCTGCAGCTATTTGAAATCTTTCTTGCCCGATGGTAACATAATAGTCAATCATTGGAAAACATTAGATCAGATCCCTGCGTCTACAGAACTATCTGATGTTATAAGTAAAGACATGAAAAAGAGAGGCTTTAAATTCTTTGGAACAACAATTTGTTATGCTCACTTGCAAGCTGTAGGCTATGTAAATGATCATCTTGATAGTTGTTTTTATAAAAACAATCCCTCATTTATATCTGTCTAA
- a CDS encoding Crp/Fnr family transcriptional regulator — protein MKETGKIKGFIGSVIELNDEEWSLIDNYIEIRHFKKNEFFLKEGDVCDSIAFINYGLFVYYKMLDNADEKTTDFAIEEEWMTNNHSRLNNSPSHLYIKAIEDSEVLIIKNKDLENLYKRMPKLERFGRILMEQAFVKLVQLSIDLQILPAKERYQKLLKNYPEIFQRLPLYHIANYLGIAPKSLSRIRNVF, from the coding sequence TTGAAAGAGACCGGTAAAATAAAGGGATTTATAGGTTCTGTCATTGAACTCAATGATGAAGAATGGTCCTTGATTGATAATTATATTGAGATCAGGCATTTTAAGAAAAATGAGTTTTTCCTTAAAGAAGGAGATGTCTGTGATTCAATAGCTTTCATAAACTATGGTTTATTTGTCTATTACAAAATGCTCGATAATGCAGATGAAAAAACAACAGATTTTGCAATTGAAGAAGAATGGATGACTAATAATCACAGTCGGTTGAATAATTCACCTTCTCATCTTTATATCAAAGCCATTGAGGACTCTGAAGTACTGATAATCAAAAACAAAGACCTCGAAAATCTATATAAAAGAATGCCTAAGCTTGAAAGGTTCGGAAGGATTCTGATGGAACAGGCATTCGTAAAGCTGGTTCAGCTTAGCATTGACCTACAGATACTTCCGGCAAAAGAGCGATATCAAAAACTACTAAAAAACTATCCGGAGATTTTTCAAAGACTGCCTTTATATCATATAGCTAATTATCTGGGGATTGCGCCCAAATCACTCAGCCGCATAAGAAATGTTTTTTGA
- a CDS encoding glycoside hydrolase family 28 protein, with protein sequence MKKIFVFAILISSLLTAFSQEVPTSSQVGALKLPDTIAPIVAPFAMPDLIRPDFSKQTINIESAGAKQNILCTKIIQRVINKLSSKGGGTIVIPAGQWQTGRIILKNNINLHLEKNAELHFSGDIKDCLPIVFTRNEGIELYSLGAFIYANGATNIALTGKGKLVGPSRDCEIFKKQMEGVVIENYISTPVEKRIFDGKNGKPVFLPMFFAPINCKNVLVEGVTFEKTLFWNVVPQYCENVIIRGITVNSVGIFRSDGIDVDSSRNILIEYCTLDCGDDCFTLKSGRCEDGLRVNKPSENIIIRYCLAKQGGGSVTCGSETAGMIRNMYVHDCVFDGTKNGILFKTRRNRGGGGENLYYERIRLNIPGPAIKWDMLGSKEYVGELANRLPVRSITSLTPSYKNIFIKDVIIENCDKFIRAIGIPETKISNVVIENCNVSSKALFEISDVDGFTVKNTQIKTKNSTMNIAGANNIVWDNVKITTKD encoded by the coding sequence ATGAAGAAAATATTTGTATTTGCAATTTTAATATCCAGTTTGTTAACTGCGTTTAGCCAGGAGGTACCTACTAGCAGTCAGGTTGGGGCATTAAAACTACCAGATACAATAGCTCCCATTGTGGCCCCATTTGCAATGCCTGATCTGATACGACCTGATTTCTCTAAGCAAACTATCAATATAGAAAGTGCGGGAGCCAAACAAAATATACTTTGTACTAAAATTATTCAGAGAGTAATTAATAAGTTGAGCAGTAAAGGTGGCGGAACAATCGTTATTCCTGCTGGTCAATGGCAGACAGGACGTATAATATTAAAGAACAATATAAACCTGCATTTAGAGAAAAATGCAGAACTCCATTTTAGTGGTGATATAAAGGATTGTTTGCCGATAGTCTTTACCCGAAATGAAGGGATAGAACTTTATTCCCTGGGAGCGTTTATTTATGCAAATGGGGCAACAAATATAGCATTAACCGGAAAAGGCAAGTTAGTAGGTCCTTCACGAGACTGTGAAATCTTTAAGAAACAGATGGAAGGCGTTGTAATAGAGAATTATATATCAACTCCGGTTGAGAAGCGAATTTTCGATGGAAAGAACGGGAAACCAGTCTTTCTTCCTATGTTTTTTGCTCCAATAAATTGTAAGAATGTTCTTGTTGAAGGAGTAACTTTCGAGAAAACACTTTTCTGGAATGTGGTGCCTCAATATTGTGAAAATGTTATTATACGTGGAATTACAGTAAATAGCGTAGGAATTTTCAGAAGCGATGGTATAGATGTCGATTCTTCACGCAACATCCTGATAGAGTATTGTACTCTTGATTGTGGTGATGATTGCTTTACCCTGAAATCCGGTCGTTGTGAAGATGGTTTGCGAGTAAATAAACCATCCGAGAATATTATCATCCGTTACTGTCTGGCAAAACAGGGAGGCGGATCTGTGACTTGTGGCAGTGAAACAGCAGGCATGATCAGAAACATGTATGTGCACGACTGTGTATTTGACGGAACAAAGAATGGGATCCTTTTTAAAACACGACGCAATCGTGGTGGAGGAGGAGAGAATCTCTACTATGAACGTATCCGTCTTAACATACCCGGACCAGCCATTAAATGGGATATGCTTGGCTCAAAGGAGTATGTTGGTGAACTGGCCAATCGCTTACCTGTTCGCAGCATAACTTCATTAACACCATCTTATAAAAACATTTTCATAAAGGATGTTATTATAGAGAACTGCGATAAATTTATTCGTGCAATCGGTATTCCTGAAACGAAAATATCTAATGTAGTGATTGAAAACTGCAATGTTTCGTCGAAAGCACTTTTTGAAATATCTGATGTTGATGGATTTACAGTAAAGAATACTCAGATTAAGACCAAAAATAGTACAATGAATATTGCAGGAGCAAATAACATAGTTTGGGATAATGTAAAGATTACAACAAAGGATTAG
- a CDS encoding tryptophanase, with translation MELPFAESWKIKMIEPIRKSTREEREQWMKDAHYNVFQLNADQVYIDLLTDSGTGAMSDRQWSAMMVGDESYAGASSFFMMKNTITRITGFEYVLPTHQGRAAENVLFSCLIKEGDICPGNSHFDTTKGHIEMRKAFAVDCTIDEAKDTQLELPFKGNVDLNKLEAVLKKDSDRVPFIIMTCTNNTSGGQPVSMNNLRETKALAEKYGKKVIIDSARFAENAYFIKTREEGYIGKTIKEICLEMFSYADCMTMSAKKDAIVNMGGFIATNVQEWFDAAKIKNIMFEGYITYGGMSGRDMNALAVGLDENTEFENLETRIRQVEYLGKRLDEYGIPYQRPAGGHAIFVDAPKVLTHVPKEQFPAQTLAVELYLEAGIRGCEIGYILADRDPVTHKNRFNGLDLLRLAIPRRVYTNNHMDVIAAALKNVFDRRESITKGMEIEWEAELMRHFTVKLRKVQ, from the coding sequence ATGGAATTACCTTTTGCAGAATCATGGAAGATTAAAATGATTGAACCTATCAGAAAGAGCACCCGCGAAGAGCGCGAACAATGGATGAAGGATGCTCACTATAATGTTTTTCAACTTAATGCTGATCAGGTTTATATTGATCTGCTCACCGATTCCGGTACCGGAGCGATGAGTGACAGGCAATGGTCGGCAATGATGGTGGGTGATGAAAGCTATGCTGGAGCATCTTCTTTTTTCATGATGAAAAATACAATAACACGGATTACCGGATTTGAATATGTTCTGCCTACTCATCAGGGAAGAGCCGCTGAAAATGTGTTGTTCTCCTGTCTGATAAAAGAGGGAGATATCTGTCCGGGAAACTCGCACTTTGACACCACGAAGGGACATATTGAGATGAGAAAGGCTTTTGCGGTGGACTGCACCATTGATGAAGCAAAAGATACTCAGCTGGAATTGCCTTTCAAAGGGAATGTGGATTTAAATAAGTTGGAAGCGGTTCTTAAAAAGGATAGTGACAGGGTACCGTTTATCATTATGACTTGCACAAACAACACTTCGGGCGGGCAACCGGTTTCTATGAATAATTTGCGTGAGACAAAAGCTCTTGCAGAGAAGTATGGCAAGAAGGTGATTATTGACTCGGCTCGCTTTGCTGAGAATGCTTATTTCATCAAAACACGTGAAGAGGGATATATCGGAAAGACTATTAAGGAGATTTGCCTCGAAATGTTTTCGTATGCCGACTGTATGACAATGAGTGCAAAGAAGGATGCTATTGTGAACATGGGTGGCTTTATTGCAACAAATGTGCAGGAGTGGTTTGACGCCGCCAAGATCAAGAACATTATGTTTGAAGGATACATCACTTATGGTGGAATGAGCGGACGGGATATGAATGCCTTGGCAGTGGGATTGGATGAAAACACCGAGTTCGAGAATCTAGAGACTCGCATCAGGCAAGTGGAGTATCTGGGTAAGAGGCTGGATGAATATGGTATTCCTTATCAGCGTCCCGCAGGTGGACATGCTATTTTTGTTGATGCACCCAAAGTGCTGACTCATGTTCCAAAAGAACAATTTCCAGCTCAGACATTAGCAGTGGAGCTTTATCTGGAAGCGGGTATTCGTGGTTGCGAGATTGGTTACATTCTGGCCGACAGGGATCCTGTAACCCATAAAAACCGATTCAACGGGCTGGACTTGTTGCGGTTAGCTATTCCTCGTCGGGTCTATACAAATAACCACATGGATGTGATTGCGGCAGCTCTAAAAAATGTTTTCGACCGGAGGGAGTCTATTACCAAAGGAATGGAGATTGAATGGGAAGCTGAATTAATGAGGCATTTTACCGTAAAATTAAGAAAAGTGCAATAA
- the xyl3A gene encoding xylan 1,4-beta-xylosidase: MKRNLGIVCLCSLSIGISAQEAYKNPKLKPVERAKDLLQRLTLEEKVALMQNSSKPIPRLGIKAYDWWSEALHGIARAGKATVFPQTIGMAASFDDTLLFQVFDAVSDEARVKYRQFSSAGQSGRYQGLTVWTPNINIFRDPRWGRGQETYGEDPYLTSRMGQAVVHGLQGTPKAGYDKLHACAKHFAVHSGPEWNRHTFNAENISPRDLWETYLPAFKDLVQKADVKEVMCAYNSFEGSPCCGSNRLLMQILRDEWKYKHLVVSDCWAINDVYMPVPKGHGAEPDPAHAASKAVASGTDVECGSVYGNLPAAIKQGLINEDKINESVIRLLKARFELGEMDDPSLVPWMQLKDEVINSPEHQQLALKMAQESMTLLQNRSNQLPLSKNLKVAVMGPNATDSVTMWANYNGLPYHTTTILEGIRNKIGADKVTYVQGCGYTQNVALNSLFDQCSLNGNSGFEATYWSNTDFSGEPIANDRLTTPLNFSAAGGTVFARGVPLANFSARYHSVFTPKESGDVAFYMNLNGSYTLFIDGVLQGKGRSIGLPKNVFTLKAEAGKSYDIRLDYSVQYDGTLSFDFGKEVNIDFTKTIADVKDADVVVFVGGISPKLEGEEMAVKADGFKGGDRTNIELPAVQRELLQQLSNAGKKVVFVNCSGSAMGLVPETKSCEAILQAWYPGQAAGTAVADVLFGDYNPAGRLPITFYKNVEQLPDFENYNMKGRTYRYFKGEALFPFGYGLSYTTFAYGEAKLAKSIVKAGNTIELTVPVSNIGKQAGEEVIQVYLSRPGDVDGPTKTLRAFRRVSLKAGEKQQVNIKLTTDDLQWFDTNSNTMRCLPGEYKLFYGGSSADKDLKVVRFSMN, from the coding sequence ATCAAACGCAACCTAGGCATAGTCTGCCTTTGCTCTTTGTCGATAGGCATATCTGCACAAGAGGCATACAAGAACCCGAAGTTAAAACCTGTTGAGAGAGCAAAAGATCTGTTGCAGCGACTTACATTAGAGGAGAAAGTAGCTCTTATGCAGAACTCTTCAAAACCTATTCCACGATTAGGCATCAAAGCATACGACTGGTGGAGCGAAGCACTTCATGGTATTGCCCGTGCCGGCAAAGCAACCGTTTTCCCACAAACAATAGGAATGGCTGCTTCGTTTGACGATACACTTCTTTTTCAGGTTTTTGATGCGGTAAGTGATGAGGCTCGGGTTAAGTATCGCCAGTTTAGCAGTGCCGGACAGTCTGGCCGCTATCAGGGACTAACGGTGTGGACTCCCAATATTAACATTTTCCGAGACCCACGTTGGGGCAGGGGACAGGAAACCTACGGCGAAGATCCTTACCTTACCAGCCGCATGGGGCAGGCTGTTGTTCACGGACTTCAGGGAACTCCGAAGGCAGGTTATGACAAACTCCATGCCTGCGCCAAGCACTTTGCTGTTCATAGCGGGCCGGAATGGAACAGGCATACATTCAATGCCGAGAATATCTCGCCGCGCGATTTGTGGGAAACCTATCTGCCTGCATTCAAAGACCTCGTGCAAAAGGCCGATGTAAAAGAGGTGATGTGTGCTTACAACAGTTTTGAGGGTTCGCCATGTTGCGGTTCTAACCGCTTACTCATGCAGATATTACGTGATGAATGGAAATATAAACATTTGGTGGTGAGTGATTGTTGGGCAATAAATGATGTCTATATGCCCGTTCCAAAAGGACACGGTGCAGAGCCCGATCCGGCTCATGCAGCATCAAAAGCTGTAGCTAGTGGCACGGATGTGGAATGTGGTTCTGTTTACGGGAACCTGCCAGCTGCCATAAAGCAGGGTCTTATTAACGAAGATAAAATCAACGAATCAGTTATTCGCTTGCTGAAAGCCCGCTTTGAGTTGGGTGAAATGGACGATCCCTCTTTGGTGCCATGGATGCAGCTGAAAGATGAGGTTATCAACAGTCCGGAACATCAGCAACTGGCACTTAAAATGGCTCAGGAAAGTATGACTTTGCTGCAGAATAGAAGTAACCAGCTTCCATTGTCAAAGAACCTGAAGGTGGCAGTGATGGGGCCCAATGCAACAGACTCTGTTACCATGTGGGCAAATTATAACGGACTTCCATATCATACTACCACTATTTTGGAAGGCATAAGAAATAAGATTGGGGCGGACAAGGTAACTTACGTTCAGGGTTGCGGCTATACACAGAATGTTGCCCTGAACAGCCTGTTTGATCAATGCTCATTAAATGGAAATTCAGGTTTTGAAGCCACTTATTGGAGTAATACTGATTTTAGTGGAGAGCCAATAGCCAATGACAGACTTACCACTCCGCTTAATTTCTCAGCAGCAGGTGGTACAGTGTTTGCCCGTGGAGTGCCATTGGCAAATTTCTCTGCCCGCTATCATTCAGTCTTTACGCCTAAAGAGTCTGGAGACGTTGCTTTTTATATGAATTTAAATGGTTCTTATACGCTATTCATTGACGGAGTACTACAAGGAAAAGGCAGAAGCATCGGCTTGCCTAAGAATGTTTTTACATTAAAAGCAGAAGCCGGAAAATCGTATGACATACGTTTGGATTATAGTGTTCAATATGATGGAACCTTGAGCTTTGATTTTGGGAAAGAGGTGAATATTGACTTTACCAAAACGATTGCCGATGTGAAAGATGCTGATGTGGTTGTCTTTGTGGGCGGTATTTCTCCCAAACTAGAAGGAGAGGAGATGGCAGTAAAAGCTGATGGTTTTAAAGGGGGTGACCGTACAAATATTGAGTTGCCGGCTGTTCAGCGTGAACTACTTCAGCAACTATCTAATGCCGGTAAAAAGGTAGTGTTTGTAAATTGCTCCGGTTCAGCTATGGGATTAGTACCCGAGACAAAGAGTTGTGAAGCCATCCTGCAAGCCTGGTATCCCGGACAAGCAGCCGGTACTGCCGTTGCCGATGTTCTGTTTGGTGATTATAATCCCGCCGGACGTCTGCCCATTACCTTCTATAAGAACGTAGAGCAACTTCCCGACTTTGAAAATTATAATATGAAAGGACGGACCTATCGTTACTTCAAAGGAGAAGCCCTCTTCCCGTTTGGTTACGGGCTTAGTTACACTACCTTTGCTTACGGAGAAGCCAAACTGGCAAAATCTATAGTAAAAGCAGGTAATACAATAGAGCTGACAGTTCCGGTTAGTAATATAGGAAAACAAGCAGGCGAAGAAGTAATTCAGGTTTACCTAAGTCGTCCGGGCGATGTTGATGGCCCAACTAAAACGTTACGTGCATTCCGCCGTGTCTCTTTAAAGGCAGGTGAAAAGCAACAAGTAAATATAAAGCTGACAACTGATGATTTGCAATGGTTTGATACAAACTCCAATACGATGAGGTGCTTGCCGGGAGAATATAAATTGTTCTATGGAGGTAGCTCTGCTGATAAGGATTTGAAAGTGGTGCGGTTCAGTATGAATTAA
- a CDS encoding RNA-binding protein: protein MNIYVSSLSYNTTGESLQELFAEYGEVTSVNIIKDRETGRSRGFAFVEMPDDTEGQNAISKLNETEFEGKTISVTVARPKTERSNSGYNNRGESGGGYNRRRF, encoded by the coding sequence ATGAACATTTATGTATCAAGTTTAAGCTACAACACTACAGGTGAAAGCTTACAAGAATTATTTGCAGAGTATGGAGAAGTAACTTCGGTTAATATTATCAAAGACAGAGAAACCGGCAGATCTCGCGGTTTTGCCTTTGTTGAAATGCCTGATGACACTGAAGGTCAGAATGCTATTTCAAAATTAAATGAGACAGAATTTGAAGGTAAGACAATCAGCGTAACAGTTGCTCGTCCAAAAACAGAAAGAAGCAACAGCGGTTATAATAATCGCGGTGAAAGCGGAGGCGGATACAATAGAAGACGATTCTAA
- a CDS encoding cold shock domain-containing protein, with product MAKTNSFNKRDLEKKKELKRQEKLKRKEERKANGGSGSFEDMIAYVDENGVISSTPPDPENKQEINIEDIAVSTPKQEDIVEETVISGQVEHFNQEKGFGFIKRTGSMEKYFFHISNAPASIAKGNMVTFELERDLKGISAVKISLSK from the coding sequence ATGGCAAAAACAAATTCATTTAACAAAAGAGATTTAGAAAAGAAGAAAGAGCTGAAAAGACAAGAAAAGCTAAAACGGAAAGAAGAACGCAAAGCAAATGGTGGTAGTGGATCATTCGAAGATATGATAGCTTACGTAGATGAGAACGGGGTTATTAGCAGTACTCCACCAGACCCTGAGAATAAACAAGAAATTAATATTGAAGATATTGCCGTTTCTACTCCAAAACAAGAGGATATAGTAGAAGAAACTGTAATATCAGGCCAAGTGGAGCATTTTAATCAGGAAAAAGGATTTGGCTTCATTAAACGAACAGGCAGTATGGAGAAGTATTTTTTCCATATCAGCAATGCTCCGGCATCTATAGCAAAAGGAAATATGGTTACATTTGAGTTGGAACGTGATCTGAAAGGCATTAGTGCCGTAAAGATTAGTCTTTCCAAATAA